From one Melospiza melodia melodia isolate bMelMel2 chromosome 6, bMelMel2.pri, whole genome shotgun sequence genomic stretch:
- the FLRT2 gene encoding leucine-rich repeat transmembrane protein FLRT2 → MGLWTKMWPTDWALLMKSWLIFSLGLYMQVSKTLACPKVCRCDRNFVYCNERSLTSVPLGIPEGVTVLYLHNNQINNAGFPAELHNVQSVHTVYLYGNQLDEFPMNLPKNVRVLHLQENNIQTISRAALAQLLKLEELHLDDNSISTVGVEDGAFQEAISLKLLFLSKNHLSSVPVGLPLDLQELRVDENRIAVISDLAFQNLTSLERLILDGNLLTNKGIAEGTFSHLSKLKEFSIVRNSLTHPPPDLPGTHLLRLYLQDNQITHIPLTAFSNLHKLERLDISNNQLRMLAKGVFDNLHSLRQLTVRNNPWLCDCSIKWVTEWLKFIPSSINVRGFMCQGPEQVRGMAVRELNMNMLSCPTTTPGLPPIITPVPATTMPTTLVPSPSFPPSSSKYIPLTPIIATLPTVPDREDRERVTPPLSDWIQLSIHFVNDTCIQVNWMSLFTVMAYKLTWVKMGHSLVGGIVHERIISGEKQQSSLVNLEPKSTYRICLVPLDTYNNYRTGEETVCSEATTKASFFNGSNIPSSHEQTTSQNLGSPFLLAGLIGGAVIFVLVVLLSIFCWHMHKKGRYTSQKWKYNRGRRKDDYCEAGTKKDNSILEMTETSFQIVSLNNDQLLKGDFRLQPIYTPNGGINYTDCHIPNNMRYCNSNVSDLEHCHT, encoded by the coding sequence ATGGGTTTGTGGACTAAAATGTGGCCCACAGATTGGGCTCTTCTCATGAAATCATGGCTTATCTTTTCCCTGGGGCTCTACATGCAGGTCTCCAAAACTCTGGCCTGCCCAAAAGTTTGCCGCTGTGACCGAAACTTTGTCTACTGTAATGAACGAAGCTTGACCTCAGTGCCTCTTGGGATACCGGAGGGTGTAACCGTCCTCTACCTCCATAATAACCAAATTAATAATGCTGGATTTCCTGCAGAGTTGCACAATGTCCAGTCTGTGCACACAGTCTACCTGTATGGCAATCAATTGGATGAATTTCCCATGAACCTGCCCAAGAATGTCAGGGTTCTCCACCTGCAGGAAAACAACATTCAGACCATTTCACGTGCTGCTCTTGCTCAGCTTTTGAAGCTGGAAGAACTGCACCTGGATGACAACTCCATCTCCACTGTTGGCGTTGAGGATGGGGCATTCCAGGAAGCCATCAGCCTCAAGCTTCTGTTCTTGTCCAAGAATCACTTAAGCAGTGTGCCAGTAGGCCTTCCGCTGGACTTACAAGAACTTCGCGTAGACGAAAACCGAATTGCCGTCATTTCAGACCTGGCCTTCCAGAATCTTACAAGTCTGGAGCGTCTGATCTTGGATGGCAATCTCCTCACTAATAAAGGCATAGCTGAAGGCACTTTTAGCCACCTCTCCAAGCTCAAGGAATTCTCAATAGTTCGGAATTCACTGACTCACCCTCCTCCCGATCTTCCAGGTACACATCTGCTAAGACTTTACTTGCAGGACAACCAGATTACCCATATACCACTCACAGCCTTTTCAAACCTCCACAAACTGGAACGTCTTGATATTTCCAACAATCAACTTCGGATGTTGGCAAAGGGAGTATTTGATAATCTCCATAGCCTGAGACAACTCACTGTAAGGAATAATCCCTGGTTGTGTGACTGCAGCATTAAGTGGGTCACTGAATGGCTCAAGTTTATTCCTTCTTCCATCAATGTACGTGGTTTTATGTgccagggaccagagcaggtccgAGGTATGGCAGTCAGGGAGCTCAATATGAATATGTTGTCATGCCCCACCACCACCCCTGGTCTGCCACCTATCATTACCCCAGTCCCAGCTACAACCATGCCAACTACATTAGTTCCCAGCCCATCATTTCCTCCCTCGAGTAGTAAATATATTCCTCTCACTCCCATCATAGCCACACTCCCCACTGTGCCTGACAGGGAGGACAGAGAAAGGGTGACACCTCCTTTGTCTGATTGGATTCAGCTTTCCATCCACTTTGTGAATGACACTTGCATCCAAGTCAACTGGATGTCACTTTTTACCGTGATGGCATATAAACTCACATGGGTTAAAATGGGCCATAGTCTGGTAGGAGGAATTGTTCATGAACGAATAATTAGTGGTGAGAAGCAGCAATCAAGCTTGGTAAATCTGGAGCCCAAATCCACTTACCGGATTTGTTTGGTTCCGCTGGATACTTATAACAACTACCGGACTGGAGAAGAAACTGTCTGTTCAGAAGCCACAACCAAGGCTTCCTTTTTCAATGGCAGCAACATCCCTTCCAGCCATGAGCAGACGACTTCTCAGAACCTAGGCTCCCCATTTCTGCTGGCAGGGTTGATTGGGGGTGCAGTGATATTTGTCCTGGTGGTCTTGCTCAGCATTTTTTGCTGGCACATGCACAAAAAAGGTCGTTACACCTCCCAGAAGTGGAAATATAACCGGGGCCGTCGGAAAGACGACTACTGTGAGGCAGGGACCAAGAAGGACAACTCCATCCTGGAGATGACGGAAACCAGCTTCCAGATTGTCTCCTTAAATAATGATCAGCTCCTTAAAGGAGATTTCAGACTGCAGCCCATTTATACCCCAAACGGGGGCATTAACTACACAGACTGCCACATCCCCAACAACATGCGATACTGCAACAGCAACGTCTCAGACCTGGAGCACTGTCATACGTGA